The proteins below are encoded in one region of Palleronia sp. LCG004:
- a CDS encoding HD-GYP domain-containing protein: MKHFADFRPHDRWPDGLGTLRLSELLGSLSHALDATEGQPAGHAIRVTAIGDEIGCRLGLPVEERHDLYYTLLLKDLGCSSNAARICELYLADDMEFKQAFKLIDGTTRSALHFLLRETARGNSTIRRAKTLISVIRNAGPIVDELIETRCQQGSSIACTMGFSDRVARGIHALDEHWDGSGRPEHLSGEEIPLGARIALVAQVADVFMQSGGIDNAIDEISSRSGTWFDPAVARVAVAVLKDPSLRARLAAPDLARAVFSNPAVIGAADLTDDKMDRIIAGFSKVIDAKSPFTNNHSQRVAGYVDRVTATLGYDGHCRAWMRRSALLHDIGKLGVPNRILDKPGKLDTGERRVIESHTLIGRKILGKIGVFARSAHLAEAHHERLDGMGYPYRLGANDLTLDVRVLTVTDIYDALSAERPYKPALPRERVHEIMSGMVGTSIDGMCYDALTSAIAGD, translated from the coding sequence ATGAAACATTTTGCAGATTTCCGGCCGCACGATCGCTGGCCGGACGGGCTGGGCACGCTTCGGCTGTCGGAACTTCTGGGATCGCTCAGCCACGCGCTCGACGCCACCGAAGGGCAGCCCGCCGGTCATGCGATCCGCGTGACGGCAATCGGCGACGAGATCGGATGCCGTCTGGGCCTTCCCGTGGAGGAGCGTCACGATCTCTACTACACACTGTTGCTGAAGGACCTGGGCTGCTCCTCCAACGCCGCGCGGATCTGCGAGCTGTATCTCGCCGACGACATGGAGTTCAAACAGGCCTTCAAGCTGATCGACGGCACGACGCGATCGGCGCTGCACTTCCTGCTCCGCGAAACGGCGCGGGGGAATTCGACGATCCGGCGCGCGAAGACGCTGATCTCGGTGATCCGGAATGCAGGGCCCATCGTGGACGAGCTGATCGAGACGCGATGCCAGCAGGGGTCCTCCATCGCATGCACGATGGGGTTCTCGGATCGGGTCGCGCGCGGCATCCATGCGCTCGACGAACACTGGGACGGCTCCGGGCGGCCCGAGCATTTGTCGGGAGAGGAGATCCCGCTCGGCGCGCGCATCGCGCTGGTCGCGCAGGTGGCTGACGTGTTCATGCAATCGGGTGGTATCGACAATGCGATCGACGAGATTTCGAGCCGCAGCGGAACCTGGTTCGATCCAGCCGTCGCTCGGGTCGCCGTCGCGGTCCTGAAGGATCCGTCCCTGCGCGCGCGGCTCGCCGCCCCGGACCTTGCGCGTGCCGTCTTCTCGAACCCGGCCGTGATCGGGGCGGCGGACCTCACCGACGACAAGATGGACCGCATCATCGCGGGGTTCTCGAAGGTCATCGACGCCAAGAGCCCCTTCACCAACAACCATTCGCAACGCGTGGCGGGATATGTCGATCGCGTGACGGCCACGCTCGGATACGACGGACACTGCCGCGCCTGGATGCGCCGCTCGGCCCTGCTCCACGATATCGGGAAGCTCGGGGTGCCGAACCGCATCCTCGACAAGCCCGGCAAGCTCGACACCGGCGAGCGCAGGGTGATCGAGTCCCATACGCTGATCGGGCGGAAGATCCTCGGCAAGATCGGCGTCTTCGCGCGGTCGGCGCACCTGGCCGAGGCGCATCACGAACGGCTCGACGGGATGGGATACCCCTACAGGCTGGGCGCGAACGACCTGACGCTCGACGTCCGGGTCCTGACGGTCACGGATATCTACGACGCCCTGTCGGCCGAGCGCCCCTACAAGCCCGCGCTGCCGCGCGAGCGCGTGCACGAGATCATGTCCGGGATGGTCGGAACGTCGATCGACGGCATGTGCTACGACGCGCTGACAAGCGCGATTGCCGGGGACTAG
- a CDS encoding tripartite tricarboxylate transporter substrate binding protein, translated as MLTGLTRALAAATCLTAPAAIAQDATWQPDRPINIIVPWAAGGSTDQVTRVVAPILEEALGTEVVVVNQPGASGSTGTAAALDAPRDGYTWTANAIANNATYAVTGLVPDTSIDDYRIYLHVANVPLVSVNANSEYQDFPALLAAMEDGSVTVGTAGINSSGGMALAAIREGAQSDLSGARMITYDGGNPAVIAAASGEVVATTQLAVEQTEMVRAGRLRPLTVLSDETLEVDGIDPVPPITDFIPDFHVAADYFGVFIPVGAPQEVYDTVDRVWEEHVMNNDALKKYANDRGAVFAPSYGEDALDQAMPVVIAEACSRVTRGEAVIDPSEIGIDCPES; from the coding sequence ATGCTTACCGGATTGACGAGGGCGCTTGCCGCCGCGACATGTCTGACCGCACCGGCCGCGATCGCGCAGGACGCGACATGGCAGCCGGACCGGCCCATCAACATCATCGTGCCGTGGGCTGCGGGGGGATCGACCGACCAGGTTACGCGCGTCGTGGCACCCATCCTGGAGGAGGCGCTGGGAACCGAGGTCGTCGTGGTCAACCAGCCGGGTGCGTCGGGCTCGACCGGCACGGCGGCCGCGCTCGACGCGCCGCGCGACGGCTATACCTGGACCGCGAACGCGATCGCCAACAATGCGACCTATGCGGTGACGGGACTGGTTCCCGACACCTCGATCGACGATTACCGCATCTATCTGCACGTGGCGAACGTGCCGCTGGTCAGCGTCAACGCCAACAGCGAATACCAGGACTTTCCCGCCCTGCTCGCGGCGATGGAGGACGGATCGGTCACGGTCGGCACGGCGGGCATCAACAGCTCGGGCGGCATGGCGCTCGCCGCGATCCGCGAAGGCGCGCAGAGCGACCTCTCGGGTGCGCGCATGATCACCTATGACGGCGGCAACCCCGCGGTAATCGCCGCCGCATCGGGCGAGGTCGTGGCCACGACCCAGCTCGCCGTGGAGCAGACCGAGATGGTGCGGGCGGGGCGTCTTCGTCCGCTGACCGTGCTGTCGGACGAAACGCTCGAGGTCGACGGGATCGATCCGGTCCCGCCCATCACCGACTTCATTCCCGATTTCCATGTCGCGGCGGATTATTTCGGCGTGTTCATCCCCGTGGGTGCCCCGCAGGAAGTCTACGACACCGTTGACCGCGTGTGGGAGGAGCACGTGATGAACAACGATGCGCTCAAGAAATACGCCAACGATCGCGGGGCCGTCTTCGCGCCCAGCTATGGCGAGGACGCGCTGGATCAGGCGATGCCCGTCGTGATCGCCGAGGCCTGTTCGCGCGTGACCCGCGGCGAGGCGGTCATCGATCCCTCCGAGATCGGGATCGACTGCCCCGAAAGCTGA
- a CDS encoding SDR family oxidoreductase has translation MGEYKTYRSDHRLAERAAPVPGRHADRAILVTGGASGIGHAVAGRLVAEGARVMIADLATDQLDEIAGKLGAAAIACDVSDPDATGPAMAKVAERLGPLDGLVNCAAVVRHCDPLEISRADWEMQYRVNVFGAYDMAVAAAKAMIAAEKPGAIVTLASEAGKKGHLDSLAYSSSKAAVISWTRILAARLAPYDINVNCVCPGGVATPMLRQVAADYGKVTGEDPESVFAQMTMPQLGRHIAPAEVAAVISFLLGDDAILVRGQAINADAGDTPY, from the coding sequence ATGGGCGAATACAAGACTTACCGATCCGACCACAGGCTCGCCGAGCGTGCAGCCCCCGTTCCGGGCCGTCACGCGGACCGCGCGATCCTCGTGACCGGCGGAGCGAGCGGGATCGGCCATGCGGTGGCCGGGCGGCTCGTGGCCGAGGGCGCACGCGTGATGATCGCCGACCTCGCCACGGACCAGCTCGACGAGATCGCCGGAAAGCTGGGTGCCGCGGCGATCGCCTGCGACGTGTCGGACCCCGACGCGACGGGGCCCGCGATGGCAAAGGTCGCAGAGAGGCTCGGGCCGCTCGACGGCCTCGTCAACTGCGCCGCGGTGGTGCGCCATTGCGATCCGCTCGAGATTTCCCGCGCGGATTGGGAGATGCAATACAGGGTCAACGTCTTCGGTGCCTACGACATGGCCGTCGCCGCGGCCAAGGCGATGATCGCCGCCGAGAAGCCCGGCGCGATCGTCACCCTCGCCTCAGAGGCGGGCAAGAAGGGCCATCTCGACAGCCTCGCCTATTCCAGCTCGAAGGCGGCCGTGATCTCGTGGACGCGCATCCTCGCCGCGCGGCTCGCCCCCTACGACATCAACGTCAACTGCGTCTGCCCCGGCGGCGTGGCCACGCCGATGCTGCGGCAGGTGGCGGCCGATTACGGCAAGGTGACGGGCGAGGACCCCGAGAGCGTCTTCGCCCAGATGACGATGCCGCAGCTCGGCCGCCATATCGCCCCGGCCGAGGTCGCGGCCGTGATCTCGTTCCTTCTCGGCGACGACGCCATTCTGGTGCGCGGACAGGCGATCAACGCCGATGCGGGCGACACCCCCTACTGA
- a CDS encoding BMP family ABC transporter substrate-binding protein, with protein MTSRILAATLALIATPLAAQDYRSVIYVSPNPVGINDFLQLGADGTRRIAEEMGLEAKIYESSDPTVKLQNLEAAAREADIVVVITFEFDEILTEIATEHPETAFLQVDSCAPDAPENVHCSVFREHETAFLAGAEAALTSETGTIGAIGAVDIPFIHRYTDAFIAGARHAVPDIDVAPTLWIGGDNPFADPARGQQRATIMASGGADRILTAASGTNGGVFRALEDFPGAAGFGVDVNQCLQAPGTVMDNIEKNTDVVIEMGVRGIIEGTQPALVALGLADDGMTLTGLEPGVEDSECLIAEYPEVIEQVAALRDAIVAGEIEVADPMQMAR; from the coding sequence ATGACATCCAGGATACTTGCCGCCACGCTCGCGCTTATCGCGACACCGCTCGCCGCCCAGGATTACCGGAGCGTGATATACGTCTCGCCCAACCCGGTCGGCATCAACGACTTCCTGCAGCTCGGGGCCGACGGCACGCGCCGCATCGCCGAGGAGATGGGCCTCGAGGCCAAGATCTACGAAAGCTCCGATCCGACGGTGAAGCTGCAGAACCTCGAAGCCGCGGCGCGCGAGGCCGACATCGTCGTCGTCATCACCTTCGAGTTCGACGAGATCCTGACCGAGATCGCCACCGAGCATCCCGAAACGGCCTTCCTGCAGGTCGACAGCTGCGCGCCCGACGCGCCCGAGAACGTCCATTGCTCGGTCTTCCGCGAACACGAAACCGCGTTCCTCGCGGGGGCCGAGGCGGCGCTGACGTCCGAAACGGGGACGATCGGTGCCATCGGCGCGGTCGATATCCCCTTCATCCACCGCTACACGGATGCCTTCATCGCCGGCGCACGCCACGCGGTGCCCGACATCGACGTGGCGCCGACCCTCTGGATCGGGGGCGACAATCCCTTCGCCGATCCCGCGCGCGGACAGCAGCGGGCGACCATCATGGCATCGGGCGGGGCCGACCGGATCCTGACCGCCGCCTCCGGCACCAATGGCGGCGTGTTCCGCGCGCTCGAGGACTTCCCCGGCGCGGCGGGCTTCGGCGTCGACGTGAACCAGTGCCTTCAGGCACCCGGAACCGTCATGGACAACATCGAGAAGAACACCGACGTCGTGATCGAGATGGGCGTGCGCGGCATCATCGAAGGCACGCAGCCCGCCCTCGTGGCGCTCGGCCTTGCCGATGACGGCATGACGCTGACCGGGCTCGAACCGGGGGTCGAGGACAGCGAGTGCCTCATCGCCGAGTATCCCGAGGTCATCGAACAGGTCGCGGCCCTTCGCGACGCCATCGTCGCGGGCGAGATCGAGGTCGCCGATCCGATGCAGATGGCGCGCTAG
- a CDS encoding tripartite tricarboxylate transporter permease, producing the protein MNAIASLGSELLSLLTPTMIFHAAWSTLLGIVIGSLPGLTATMGVALMTTLTYSLDSTTAILVLLCMYVGAIYGGSRSAILLNIPGTPASAATSLDGYPLAQQGRAGYAMGLATAGSMVGTLVGIVLLVMIAPPLAEAALNFGSFEFFWLAVFGVVISGQLTADTTPVKGYIAGILGLMVAMVGSEGIHAHIRFNMGFSDLNGGIGLIPAMVGAFGFAEVLNAMWGRAGVLATAKDKSDRIIPKLADLWRYKVTSIRSGIIGTLVGIVPGVGEDIGAWASYVAARRTSKEADRYGKGSYEGLTAAETGNSAVVPGSLIPAITLAVPGSASSAVLIAALFIHGIRPGPLIMIEQPQFISSVAAMLILATLFMGFYGLTLTRAFVQVLRVPYAHLMPVVFVLCVIGTYALSQRIFDIWVMVGFGLVGFLLRQMKYPMAPLVLGIILGDLLDKSLRRGLTLSDGDLTPFFTRPVSAAFVLLIAVSILANIGFVRRRISQLLARRNRRDA; encoded by the coding sequence ATGAACGCGATCGCCAGCCTCGGGAGCGAACTGCTCTCCCTGCTCACGCCCACGATGATCTTTCACGCGGCGTGGTCCACGCTTCTCGGGATCGTCATCGGCAGCCTTCCGGGCCTGACGGCCACCATGGGTGTGGCCCTCATGACCACGCTGACCTACTCGCTCGACAGCACGACGGCGATCCTCGTCCTGCTCTGCATGTATGTGGGCGCGATCTACGGCGGATCGCGCAGCGCGATCCTGCTCAACATTCCCGGCACGCCGGCCAGTGCGGCGACCTCGCTCGACGGCTATCCGCTGGCCCAGCAGGGGCGCGCGGGCTACGCGATGGGCCTCGCCACCGCGGGCTCGATGGTGGGAACGCTGGTGGGGATCGTGCTGCTGGTGATGATCGCGCCGCCTCTGGCCGAGGCCGCACTCAATTTCGGCAGCTTCGAGTTCTTCTGGCTCGCCGTCTTCGGGGTCGTGATCTCGGGGCAGCTCACCGCCGACACCACGCCGGTCAAGGGCTATATCGCGGGTATCCTGGGCCTGATGGTCGCGATGGTGGGTTCCGAGGGCATCCACGCGCATATCCGGTTTAACATGGGGTTTTCCGACCTCAACGGTGGCATCGGGCTGATCCCCGCGATGGTCGGTGCCTTCGGATTCGCCGAAGTTCTGAACGCGATGTGGGGCAGGGCCGGCGTGCTCGCCACCGCCAAGGACAAGAGCGACCGGATCATTCCCAAACTCGCCGATCTCTGGCGCTACAAGGTCACCTCGATCCGGTCGGGCATCATCGGCACGCTGGTCGGCATCGTCCCCGGCGTGGGCGAGGATATCGGTGCCTGGGCCAGCTACGTCGCCGCGCGCCGCACCAGCAAGGAGGCCGACCGCTACGGCAAGGGCAGCTACGAGGGCCTGACCGCCGCCGAGACCGGCAATTCCGCGGTGGTTCCGGGCTCGCTCATCCCCGCGATCACGCTCGCCGTGCCCGGCTCGGCCAGCTCCGCGGTCCTGATCGCGGCGCTCTTCATCCACGGCATCCGCCCCGGCCCGCTCATCATGATCGAGCAACCGCAATTCATCTCCTCGGTCGCGGCCATGCTGATCCTCGCGACGCTCTTCATGGGGTTCTACGGACTGACGCTGACGCGGGCCTTCGTGCAGGTGCTGCGGGTGCCCTATGCCCATCTGATGCCGGTGGTCTTCGTGCTCTGCGTGATCGGAACCTACGCGCTGAGCCAGCGGATCTTCGACATCTGGGTAATGGTCGGGTTCGGCCTCGTCGGGTTTCTGTTGCGGCAGATGAAATACCCGATGGCTCCGCTGGTGCTGGGGATCATCCTGGGCGACCTGCTCGACAAGAGCCTTAGGCGGGGTCTGACACTCAGCGACGGGGATCTCACGCCGTTCTTCACGCGGCCGGTTTCTGCTGCATTCGTTCTGCTGATCGCCGTGTCGATCCTGGCCAATATCGGGTTCGTCCGGCGCAGGATCTCGCAACTCCTCGCACGTCGGAATCGTCGCGACGCCTGA
- a CDS encoding tripartite tricarboxylate transporter TctB family protein produces the protein MQMTMADRLMAGVLGALGLAMAVGGFRMDRLEFRQIHPASIPGLVPMILGGLMVICAVLLWREASRGADRDPVLADGSWLRLGLTAGTCLVYALILVGWLPFLWSTGIFVFAFAAIFGWPENGDRGARVKAVVGAAILAACTAFGTSILFSEVFLVRLP, from the coding sequence ATGCAGATGACCATGGCCGATCGGCTGATGGCGGGCGTGCTCGGCGCGCTGGGTCTGGCGATGGCGGTGGGCGGGTTCCGGATGGACCGGCTGGAATTCCGCCAGATCCATCCCGCCTCCATTCCGGGGCTCGTCCCGATGATCCTCGGCGGGCTCATGGTGATCTGCGCGGTGCTCCTCTGGCGCGAGGCGTCGCGCGGTGCCGATCGCGACCCGGTCCTGGCGGACGGGTCCTGGCTGCGGCTCGGCCTCACGGCGGGGACATGCCTCGTCTATGCGCTGATCCTGGTGGGGTGGCTCCCGTTCCTGTGGTCCACGGGCATCTTCGTCTTCGCCTTCGCCGCCATCTTCGGATGGCCGGAAAACGGTGACAGGGGGGCACGGGTCAAGGCGGTCGTCGGGGCCGCGATCCTCGCGGCCTGCACGGCCTTCGGGACATCGATCCTCTTCTCCGAAGTCTTCCTGGTGCGGCTGCCATGA